From the Streptomyces sp. SN-593 genome, the window CGGCGGCGGGGGCGGGGCGCCACCGGGGGTGGCGTGGCCGGCAGCGGTGCGGCCGGGGGTGGCGTGGCCGCGGTGGCCGCCGTCGTACCGGCTGGAGCCGGAACCGGGGCTGTGGCCGGAGCCGTGGCCGGGGTCCGCGGCGGCCGCGCCGGGCCCCGGTCCGGCCTGCGGGGCCGGGCCGTGCGGGTGCGCCGCGGTCGGGGCGGGCCGGGTCACACCGGTTCGCCGGGCTTGATCAGGTAGCCGGCGCCGCGCCGGGTGTGGATCATCGGCGAGCGTCCGGCGTCGATCTTGCGGCGCAGGTAGGAGATGTACAGCTCGACCACGTTGGCCTGGCCCCCGAAGTCGTACGACCAGACCCGGTCCAGGATCTGGGCCTTGCTCAGCACCCGGCGCGGGTTGCGCATGAGGTAGCGCAGCAGCTCGAACTCGGTCGCGGTGAGGTGGATGTTGTCGCCGCCCCGGCTGACCTCGTGGCTGTCCTCGTTCAGGACGAGGTCGCCGACGGCGAGCACGGACTCGTTGCGTACGGCGGCGGCGCCGGAACGGCGCAGCAGCCCGCGCAGGCGGGCGACGACCTCCTCCAGGCTGAACGGCTTGGTCACGTAGTCGTCGCCACCGGCGGTGAGCCCGGCGATCCGGTCCTCGACCGCGTCCTTCGCGGTGAGGAAGAGCACCGGCACGTCGGGGGTCTGGCGGCGCAGCCGGGCGAGCACCTCCAGGCCGTCCATGTCGGGAAGCATCACGTCGAGCACCACCGCGTCGGGGCGGTTCTCGCGGGCCGAACGCAGCGCGCCGGCTCCGTCGCCCTCGGTGCACACCTGCCAGCCCTCGTAGCGCAGGGCCATGGAGAGCAGGTCGGCGAGCGGGGCCTCGTCGTCCACGACGAGGACGCGGACCGGGGAGCCGTCGGGGCGGGCGAGGTCGCCGGCGGGGGCCGGGGCGGCAGTGGTGTGGGCGGTGTGGGTCGGGGAGGCGGCGTGGGTGGACCGGGTGGTCGCCGAAGAGGTGGAAGGCATACGGGACACCCTGTGCACGGGCTATGAGAGGAGCCTTAATCCGTTTCTGTGAAAACTCTGAGAATCCGGGGGG encodes:
- a CDS encoding response regulator transcription factor, encoding MPSTSSATTRSTHAASPTHTAHTTAAPAPAGDLARPDGSPVRVLVVDDEAPLADLLSMALRYEGWQVCTEGDGAGALRSARENRPDAVVLDVMLPDMDGLEVLARLRRQTPDVPVLFLTAKDAVEDRIAGLTAGGDDYVTKPFSLEEVVARLRGLLRRSGAAAVRNESVLAVGDLVLNEDSHEVSRGGDNIHLTATEFELLRYLMRNPRRVLSKAQILDRVWSYDFGGQANVVELYISYLRRKIDAGRSPMIHTRRGAGYLIKPGEPV